Proteins encoded by one window of Lactobacillus paragasseri:
- a CDS encoding cation diffusion facilitator family transporter encodes MKDKSSLRYFWVTLLNIIITIAEFIGGAISGSLALLSDAVHNLSDVGSIVLAFVANSISKRKRNTSKTFGYDRAEILAAFTNGIILIVISIYLFIEGIQRFSHPEPIRGTIMLIVSLIGLAANVISMFVVMKEAKTSLNAKATFLNMLSDAITSVAVVLGAIVISIWKIYWIDPVLTIAASVFLLKEAYEVTIKAANILMETNPSIDLNKVNELVLSCPHVNNIHHVHVWQYSDNVTMLDAHINVDKNLDAVQLEKIYTEIAKKLKSLGINHVTLQAECTRGIDDKMIFADKED; translated from the coding sequence ATGAAAGATAAATCATCATTACGCTATTTTTGGGTAACACTATTAAATATTATTATTACAATTGCTGAATTTATTGGTGGGGCAATTTCTGGCTCGTTAGCTTTGCTATCTGATGCTGTGCATAACTTAAGTGATGTCGGTTCGATAGTTTTAGCTTTTGTAGCTAATTCAATTTCTAAAAGAAAAAGAAATACTAGCAAAACCTTTGGTTATGATCGGGCCGAAATTTTAGCAGCTTTTACTAATGGAATTATTTTAATTGTAATTAGTATCTATTTATTTATTGAAGGGATTCAACGCTTCAGCCATCCAGAACCGATTAGAGGGACAATTATGTTGATTGTTTCTTTAATCGGTCTAGCCGCAAATGTCATTTCGATGTTTGTAGTTATGAAAGAGGCTAAGACTAGTCTTAATGCTAAAGCTACCTTTTTAAATATGCTTTCTGATGCAATTACGAGTGTAGCGGTAGTTTTAGGCGCAATTGTTATTTCGATCTGGAAAATTTATTGGATTGATCCAGTATTAACAATCGCTGCGTCGGTATTTTTACTCAAAGAAGCATATGAAGTAACAATTAAGGCAGCTAATATTTTGATGGAGACAAACCCAAGTATCGATTTGAACAAGGTAAATGAGTTAGTCTTGTCTTGTCCACATGTGAATAATATTCACCATGTCCATGTCTGGCAATATTCAGATAATGTGACAATGCTAGATGCTCACATTAATGTGGATAAGAACTTAGATGCTGTTCAGCTAGAAAAAATCTATACAGAAATTGCAAAAAAGTTAAAATCTCTTGGAATTAATCATGTAACATTGCAAGCAGAATGCACGCGCGGAATTGATGATAAGATGATTTTTGCAGATAAAGAAGATTAG
- the radA gene encoding DNA repair protein RadA, with translation MAKVKTRYKCRNCGYISASYLGRCPNCGAWNQFEEETQEVKKVSTKATASRLMTKIGNNDPVKLNEVKAEKEKRIVTPFEELNRVLGGGIVPGSLVLIGGDPGIGKSTLMLQITGALAKEHSVLYVSGEESASQIKMRADRLGVSNSGILLYPETNMQNIREQIDEIKPDFLVIDSIQTMNEPSLDSMVGSASQVREVTSELMKIAKNDQITTFVIGHVTKEGAIAGPKIMEHMVDTVLYFEGDGHHSYRILRSVKNRFGAANEIGMFEMKNEGLTEVNNPSAIFLDERLPNSTGSAVVVSLEGTRPLLADIQALVTPTAFGYAKRTTSGLDFNRVALLLAVLEKRGNLMLQNQDAFLTATGGIKLNEPAIDLAICMAVASSYKNKEISSTDCFVGEVGLTGEIRRVNQIEARVKEAAKVGFKRIFIPKHNLTTELKNNSEIEVIGVASLPQALKLVFN, from the coding sequence ATGGCAAAAGTTAAAACACGTTATAAGTGCCGCAATTGTGGTTATATTTCAGCTTCTTATTTAGGTAGATGCCCTAATTGCGGTGCCTGGAATCAATTTGAAGAAGAGACGCAAGAAGTAAAAAAAGTATCAACTAAGGCAACTGCTAGTCGCTTAATGACTAAAATTGGAAATAATGATCCAGTAAAATTAAATGAAGTAAAAGCTGAAAAAGAAAAAAGAATTGTAACTCCTTTTGAAGAACTAAATCGAGTTCTAGGAGGCGGAATAGTTCCGGGTTCTTTAGTTTTAATTGGTGGAGATCCTGGAATTGGTAAGTCAACTTTGATGCTTCAAATTACCGGTGCTTTAGCTAAAGAGCATAGTGTTTTATATGTTTCAGGAGAAGAGTCGGCTAGTCAGATAAAGATGCGAGCTGATCGTTTAGGTGTAAGCAACAGCGGAATTTTGCTTTATCCTGAAACCAATATGCAGAATATTCGCGAACAGATTGATGAAATTAAGCCGGATTTTTTGGTAATCGACTCTATCCAAACAATGAATGAGCCATCTCTTGATTCGATGGTTGGATCAGCTTCTCAAGTTCGAGAAGTTACGAGTGAGTTAATGAAGATTGCCAAGAATGATCAGATTACTACTTTTGTTATTGGACATGTGACTAAAGAAGGTGCAATTGCTGGCCCTAAGATTATGGAACATATGGTTGATACTGTACTTTACTTTGAAGGGGATGGCCACCATTCATATCGAATTTTAAGGTCTGTCAAAAATCGTTTTGGTGCAGCTAATGAGATTGGTATGTTTGAAATGAAAAATGAAGGACTAACAGAAGTAAATAATCCTTCAGCGATTTTCTTAGACGAACGTTTACCAAATTCTACAGGTTCAGCAGTTGTCGTTTCGCTTGAAGGAACAAGGCCACTTCTAGCCGATATTCAAGCTTTGGTAACTCCAACTGCCTTTGGCTATGCTAAAAGAACTACTTCGGGGTTAGATTTCAATCGTGTAGCCTTATTATTAGCGGTTTTAGAAAAACGTGGTAACTTAATGTTACAAAATCAAGATGCATTTTTAACGGCAACAGGTGGAATTAAATTAAATGAGCCAGCGATTGACTTGGCAATTTGTATGGCTGTAGCTTCTAGTTATAAAAATAAAGAAATTTCTTCTACTGATTGTTTTGTAGGCGAAGTTGGCTTAACCGGTGAAATTAGAAGAGTTAATCAAATTGAAGCTAGAGTTAAAGAAGCTGCTAAAGTAGGCTTTAAGCGAATTTTTATTCCAAAACATAATTTAACTACTGAGCTTAAGAATAATTCTGAGATTGAAGTAATTGGTGTAGCAAGTTTGCCGCAAGCTTTAAAACTGGTTTTTAATTAG
- the cysS gene encoding cysteine--tRNA ligase, whose amino-acid sequence MKVFNTLTRQKEEFKPLVAGKVSMYVCGPTVYNYIHIGNARSVIAFDTIRRYFEYRGYDVKYVSNFTDVDDKMINEARKEHTTVGELANRYIKAFMEDTEALNIEPATLHPRATHEIKEIIDFVQDLIDKGFAYEVDGDVYYRAKKFPHYGQLSDQNIAELEEGASEHINEEEQNKKEDPIDFALWKAQKEDDEIAWDSPWGKGRPGWHIECSVMSTKYLGETIDIHGGGQDLEFPHHENEIAQSEAKTGKKFVNYWMHNGFVTVGKKQEKMSKSLHNFVTVHDILKEIDPQVLRFYMSSVQYRRPINYSEDGLKQAETVLKRYQNTLRNLDARLADEQEPLEDNTLRDNLTQAKAEFIEAMDDDFNVQNALSIMYDLASNLNTHLQKDQVDKPALKKAKKLLLDWLEIFGVSFNEKQADDEDEIEAMVAKRDEARKNKNWAESDRLRDELQAKGIVIEDTPQGTRWHRA is encoded by the coding sequence ATGAAGGTCTTTAATACTTTAACTCGGCAAAAAGAAGAGTTTAAGCCATTAGTAGCTGGTAAAGTAAGCATGTATGTCTGTGGACCAACTGTTTATAACTATATTCATATTGGAAATGCCCGTAGCGTGATTGCATTCGATACAATTCGTAGATATTTTGAATATCGCGGCTATGATGTGAAATATGTTTCTAACTTTACAGATGTTGACGATAAGATGATTAATGAAGCCCGCAAAGAACATACAACTGTGGGTGAACTGGCTAACCGCTATATTAAGGCTTTTATGGAGGATACAGAGGCATTAAATATTGAGCCAGCTACTCTTCATCCTAGAGCCACTCATGAAATTAAAGAAATTATTGATTTTGTTCAAGATCTAATTGATAAGGGCTTTGCTTATGAAGTTGACGGGGATGTTTATTATCGTGCTAAAAAGTTCCCTCACTACGGTCAATTAAGCGATCAAAATATTGCTGAACTTGAAGAAGGTGCTTCTGAACATATTAATGAAGAAGAACAAAATAAGAAGGAGGATCCAATTGATTTTGCCTTATGGAAGGCTCAAAAAGAAGACGATGAAATTGCTTGGGATTCTCCATGGGGAAAGGGGCGTCCAGGTTGGCATATTGAGTGTTCAGTAATGTCAACTAAGTATCTCGGTGAGACGATTGATATTCACGGCGGTGGTCAAGACTTAGAATTTCCACATCATGAAAATGAAATCGCTCAAAGTGAAGCTAAAACTGGTAAGAAATTTGTTAATTATTGGATGCACAACGGTTTTGTAACTGTGGGTAAAAAACAAGAAAAAATGTCAAAGTCGCTACATAATTTTGTAACTGTGCATGATATTTTAAAGGAAATTGATCCACAAGTTTTACGTTTCTATATGTCTAGTGTTCAATATCGTCGTCCAATTAATTATTCTGAAGACGGTTTAAAACAAGCAGAGACTGTTCTTAAACGTTATCAAAATACCTTGCGTAATCTTGATGCTCGCTTAGCAGATGAGCAAGAACCTCTTGAAGATAATACTTTAAGGGATAATTTAACGCAGGCAAAGGCTGAGTTTATTGAAGCAATGGATGACGATTTTAATGTTCAAAATGCTTTGAGCATTATGTATGACCTAGCTTCAAACCTAAATACGCATCTTCAAAAAGATCAAGTGGATAAACCTGCTTTAAAAAAGGCCAAGAAATTGTTGCTTGATTGGCTTGAAATTTTTGGTGTTAGCTTTAATGAAAAGCAGGCTGATGACGAAGACGAGATCGAAGCTATGGTTGCTAAACGTGATGAAGCTCGTAAAAATAAAAACTGGGCTGAAAGTGATCGTTTAAGAGATGAACTACAAGCAAAAGGCATTGTAATTGAAGATACCCCACAAGGAACGAGGTGGCACCGTGCTTAA
- a CDS encoding dUTP diphosphatase: MKKRGFEIVSKYHNAGLHLPQRQTIASAGYDFECAQDIVLPSIWCMNFVRIFRLIRNSHELNERDLELAEKVLKPFLVPTGIKAYMPEDEVLILANRSSNTYKRNVTLPNGIGVIDSDYYNNEKNEGEIYFQMINYGVRPLKIKKGERIGQGIFMPYLKADNDEPVQRQRLGGFGSSGTRNEE; this comes from the coding sequence ATGAAAAAACGTGGTTTTGAAATAGTATCTAAATATCATAATGCAGGCTTGCACTTGCCGCAAAGACAAACAATTGCCAGTGCAGGTTATGATTTTGAATGTGCGCAAGATATAGTTTTACCATCAATTTGGTGTATGAATTTTGTTAGAATTTTCAGATTAATTAGAAATAGCCATGAGCTGAATGAACGAGACCTTGAATTAGCAGAAAAAGTTTTAAAGCCTTTTTTAGTACCAACGGGAATTAAAGCCTATATGCCAGAAGATGAAGTTTTGATTCTTGCCAATCGCTCGTCGAACACTTATAAGCGTAATGTTACCTTGCCGAATGGGATTGGAGTAATTGATAGTGACTATTATAATAATGAAAAAAATGAAGGTGAGATTTACTTTCAGATGATTAATTACGGAGTTCGTCCACTAAAAATTAAGAAAGGCGAACGAATCGGTCAAGGAATTTTTATGCCTTATCTAAAAGCTGATAATGATGAACCAGTTCAAAGACAACGTCTTGGCGGATTTGGCTCTTCTGGAACAAGGAATGAGGAATAA
- a CDS encoding AAA family ATPase yields MRKIFLLRGAPGSGKSSFIARHHLQPYAISRDEIRLLLADLTVYYEESTDHLHQVIPRHVTVRTEQMVDNLVQHKMAYGETVIVDGTHITPDKIEHFRPWVEKYRYELFVVDLMQNNSLESLLRRNQTRMHYDWVKPDVIKMMYEQYEANPEVPSWAYSILPNGMERALSQREKNLDHYSHVVCIPDKVKPEDFPHVHISNFYFSFNDEFTRKYGTYRNVITLAKTQDEVIEQFRLPYFVFKFHHKHFLISAYPIRNEMLDPIRKVKGVWSYSTGLYNVADFVKEFPENEHQHVHQFNLSKIDPTRLLHIW; encoded by the coding sequence ATGCGTAAAATATTTTTATTAAGAGGAGCACCAGGATCAGGTAAATCTTCCTTCATTGCTCGTCACCACTTGCAGCCTTACGCTATTTCTCGTGATGAAATTAGGCTGCTCTTGGCGGATTTGACGGTCTATTATGAAGAAAGTACTGATCATTTGCACCAAGTTATTCCTCGTCATGTAACTGTGCGTACAGAGCAAATGGTTGATAATTTGGTCCAGCATAAAATGGCCTACGGCGAAACTGTCATTGTCGATGGCACACATATCACACCTGATAAAATTGAACATTTTCGTCCTTGGGTTGAAAAATATCGCTACGAACTATTTGTAGTTGATTTAATGCAAAATAATAGCTTAGAAAGCTTACTACGCAGAAATCAAACTAGAATGCACTATGACTGGGTTAAACCTGATGTAATTAAGATGATGTATGAACAATATGAAGCAAATCCAGAAGTACCATCTTGGGCCTATTCGATTTTACCCAATGGGATGGAAAGAGCTTTGAGCCAAAGGGAAAAGAACCTAGATCATTATTCACATGTGGTTTGTATACCAGATAAGGTTAAGCCAGAAGATTTTCCACATGTTCATATTTCTAATTTTTATTTTTCTTTTAATGATGAATTTACTAGAAAATATGGAACTTATCGAAATGTTATAACCTTAGCTAAGACTCAGGATGAGGTAATTGAACAATTTAGACTTCCATATTTTGTATTTAAGTTCCACCACAAGCATTTCTTAATTTCTGCTTATCCAATTCGAAATGAAATGTTAGATCCTATTCGAAAAGTAAAAGGAGTTTGGTCTTACTCGACTGGGCTATATAATGTAGCTGATTTTGTAAAAGAATTTCCAGAAAATGAACATCAACATGTTCATCAGTTCAATTTAAGTAAGATTGACCCTACTCGCTTGCTACATATTTGGTAA
- a CDS encoding 2,3-bisphosphoglycerate-dependent phosphoglycerate mutase — MVKLVLVRHGESIANRDNVYTGWNDVPLSKKGIEQAKDAGLKVAKIPDFVPTHIHTSVLSRAIMTANIIADVCSFLYLPITKTWRLNERHYGALRGINKDVSKKIFGKEQVLKWRRGFDSVPPLLTQPVQDRRYQKYDMRLMPQGESLHQTQERLMPYFWDHIAPELMSGHDQLIVAHGSSLRALIKKIEGISNEDIVKVEVPNAEPIVYTFDSDLHIIKKEILH, encoded by the coding sequence TTGGTTAAGTTGGTTTTAGTTCGACACGGCGAGAGTATAGCAAATCGGGACAATGTTTATACTGGCTGGAATGATGTGCCATTGAGTAAAAAAGGAATTGAACAAGCAAAAGATGCGGGACTCAAAGTAGCAAAAATTCCTGACTTTGTGCCAACTCATATTCATACTTCCGTTTTGTCGCGTGCAATTATGACTGCAAATATAATTGCGGATGTTTGTAGTTTTCTCTATTTACCAATTACTAAAACTTGGCGCTTAAATGAAAGACACTATGGAGCTTTGAGAGGTATTAATAAAGATGTTTCAAAGAAGATCTTTGGTAAAGAACAAGTATTAAAGTGGAGACGTGGGTTTGATAGTGTACCACCGCTTTTAACTCAGCCCGTTCAAGACCGCAGATATCAAAAGTATGATATGCGCTTAATGCCGCAGGGAGAAAGTTTGCATCAAACTCAAGAACGATTGATGCCATATTTTTGGGATCATATTGCACCTGAATTAATGTCCGGCCATGATCAATTGATTGTAGCTCATGGCTCAAGCTTGCGCGCTCTTATTAAAAAAATTGAGGGTATCAGCAATGAGGATATTGTGAAGGTTGAAGTTCCAAATGCAGAACCAATTGTTTATACTTTTGATTCTGACTTGCATATTATTAAAAAAGAAATTTTACACTAA
- a CDS encoding ArsR/SmtB family transcription factor, with protein sequence MSLNTSLVNEAAKIYKVLSNSRRISILFFLRNSSKEVDVSTIATTLELAQPVVSKQLGILEKYNLVKHHKHGTHVFYFLNDPDVLSMIDAMIEHVEHTAKEHPSNLY encoded by the coding sequence ATGAGTTTAAACACATCCCTAGTTAACGAAGCAGCTAAGATATACAAGGTTTTGAGTAATAGCAGACGAATTTCAATTTTATTTTTCTTACGCAATTCTTCTAAAGAAGTCGATGTTTCAACAATTGCAACTACACTTGAATTGGCTCAACCCGTCGTGTCAAAACAATTAGGAATTTTAGAAAAGTACAATCTAGTTAAACATCATAAGCATGGGACACACGTTTTTTACTTTTTAAATGATCCTGATGTCTTATCAATGATCGACGCAATGATTGAGCATGTTGAACATACCGCTAAAGAACATCCCTCTAACCTATACTAA
- the gltX gene encoding glutamate--tRNA ligase produces the protein MAKQKIRVRYAPSPTGHLHIGNARTALFNYLFARHNKGTMVLRIEDTDQKRNVEGGSKSQMENLHWLGIDWDEGPDKGGDFGPYRQSERKDIYNKYIKQLIDEGKAYYSYKTEEELEAQREEQRAMGIAPHYTYEYEGMTADEIKQAQADAEAKGLKPVVRIHIPENRTYAWDDMVKGKVSFESDTIGGDFVIQKRDGMPTYNFAVVIDDHLMEITHVLRGDDHVANTPKQLVVYEALGWEPPKFGHMTLIINSETGKKLSKRDESVLQFIEQYRDLGYLPEAMFNFITLLGWSPVGESEIFSQRELIKSFDPKRLSKSPAAFDQKKLEWINNQYVKKADRDVLLDLALNNLQEAGLVGKEISPEKMEWVRQLVNIYAVQMSYTKQIVDITKIFFEEAPELSDAEIEEIKKDDARPVIEEFKKQLNAIPRFTAVQVMNAIQATRHETGVKGRKLFMPIRIAATRSMVGPGIGEAIELMGKEKVNKHIDLTLKQLSDLGL, from the coding sequence TTGGCAAAACAAAAAATCCGTGTTCGTTACGCACCAAGTCCAACAGGTCACTTGCATATTGGTAACGCACGTACTGCATTATTTAACTATTTATTTGCACGTCATAATAAAGGGACTATGGTCTTAAGAATTGAAGATACTGACCAAAAACGTAATGTTGAAGGCGGTTCTAAGTCCCAAATGGAGAACTTGCACTGGTTAGGTATTGACTGGGATGAAGGTCCTGATAAGGGCGGCGACTTTGGCCCTTACCGCCAATCAGAGCGTAAAGATATTTACAATAAATACATTAAGCAATTAATTGATGAAGGTAAGGCTTACTATTCATACAAGACTGAGGAAGAACTAGAAGCACAACGTGAAGAACAACGTGCAATGGGAATTGCTCCTCACTACACTTATGAATACGAAGGTATGACCGCTGATGAAATTAAGCAAGCTCAAGCAGATGCAGAAGCAAAAGGCTTAAAGCCAGTTGTTCGTATTCACATTCCCGAAAATAGAACTTATGCTTGGGATGATATGGTTAAGGGTAAAGTATCATTTGAATCTGATACTATTGGTGGCGACTTTGTTATCCAAAAACGTGATGGTATGCCAACTTATAACTTCGCAGTTGTAATTGATGACCACTTAATGGAAATTACTCACGTTCTTAGAGGAGACGACCACGTAGCTAATACTCCTAAGCAATTAGTAGTTTATGAAGCACTTGGCTGGGAACCACCTAAGTTTGGTCATATGACTTTGATCATTAACTCTGAAACTGGTAAGAAGCTTTCTAAGCGTGACGAATCAGTTCTTCAATTTATTGAACAATATCGTGACCTTGGTTACTTGCCAGAAGCAATGTTTAACTTTATTACTTTGCTTGGTTGGTCACCTGTAGGTGAAAGCGAAATTTTCTCACAAAGAGAACTAATTAAGTCATTTGATCCTAAGCGTTTATCTAAGTCACCAGCTGCTTTTGATCAAAAGAAGCTTGAATGGATTAATAACCAATACGTTAAGAAAGCCGATCGTGATGTTTTATTAGATCTTGCTTTGAACAACTTACAAGAAGCAGGATTGGTTGGCAAAGAAATTTCACCTGAAAAGATGGAATGGGTTCGTCAATTGGTAAATATTTACGCTGTTCAAATGTCTTACACTAAGCAGATTGTTGATATTACTAAGATCTTCTTTGAAGAAGCTCCAGAATTATCTGATGCAGAAATCGAAGAGATTAAGAAAGACGACGCTCGTCCTGTAATTGAAGAATTCAAGAAACAATTAAATGCAATTCCTCGCTTTACTGCTGTTCAAGTAATGAACGCAATTCAAGCTACTCGTCATGAAACTGGCGTTAAGGGTAGAAAATTATTTATGCCAATTCGAATTGCTGCTACTCGTTCAATGGTTGGACCTGGTATCGGTGAAGCTATTGAATTAATGGGTAAAGAAAAAGTTAACAAGCACATTGATTTAACTTTGAAGCAATTAAGCGATTTAGGTCTTTAA
- the rlmB gene encoding 23S rRNA (guanosine(2251)-2'-O)-methyltransferase RlmB, whose amino-acid sequence MSSNNDEFVYGRHAGIDFLKTQDANLINKVFLQNGVQEEFANQVYQLARKKNLVVQNAPKNKLDQMVNHENHQGLVLTVAPFEYADLDKLLDKFDQDGKDPFILMLDSIEDPHNLGSILRTCDATGVDAVIIPKRRATGLTSVVAKTSTGAIDYVPVARVNNLVQTTKMLKKRGYWIFGTAMKGEDYRKWNANGKTVLVIGNEGKGISPLLLKQMDQTLTIPMVGHVQSLNASVATGVLLYGMFNSRHPEK is encoded by the coding sequence ATGAGTTCGAATAATGATGAGTTTGTGTATGGACGTCATGCAGGAATCGACTTCTTAAAGACGCAAGATGCTAACTTAATTAATAAAGTTTTTTTACAAAATGGCGTTCAAGAAGAATTTGCTAATCAAGTTTATCAATTAGCACGTAAAAAGAATTTAGTTGTGCAGAATGCTCCGAAAAATAAATTGGATCAAATGGTTAATCATGAAAACCATCAAGGATTAGTTTTAACAGTCGCTCCATTTGAATATGCGGATTTAGATAAGCTTCTTGATAAATTTGACCAAGATGGGAAAGATCCCTTTATTTTAATGCTTGATTCAATTGAAGATCCTCATAATTTGGGTTCAATCTTAAGAACTTGTGATGCAACAGGCGTTGATGCAGTAATTATTCCAAAAAGAAGAGCAACTGGCTTAACTTCTGTTGTTGCTAAGACTTCAACTGGTGCTATTGACTATGTTCCAGTTGCTCGAGTTAATAATTTAGTACAAACTACTAAAATGCTTAAAAAGCGCGGCTACTGGATTTTTGGTACTGCCATGAAAGGTGAAGATTACCGTAAGTGGAATGCTAATGGTAAGACTGTACTTGTAATCGGCAATGAAGGTAAAGGAATTTCACCTCTTCTTTTAAAGCAAATGGATCAAACTTTAACGATCCCGATGGTTGGACATGTTCAATCGCTAAATGCTAGTGTAGCAACTGGTGTTTTACTTTATGGGATGTTTAATAGCCGTCATCCAGAAAAATAA
- the pepC gene encoding aminopeptidase C, with the protein MSKEITNDLINDFENDFNSSKANKIAARAAQENGIFKASQNLQTKIDLDPTFSIEIDTGKVANQKQSGRCWMFSALNTMRHSIQKNFKIKDFELSQNYTNFWDKFEKSNWFFENVIATADKDLGDRKVAFLFATPQQDGGQWDMLCGIIEKYGIVPKKVYPETANATNSSALNDTLNTLLRKDGLELRKMVQAGKSEAEVQERKNEMLREVYRILAISLGVPPKQFDFEYKDDDGNYHRDADLSPQDFFKKYVNWDLSEYISTINAPTKDKPFHKVFSVEYLGNVEGGRQVRHLNLPVDEMKDLIIKQLKNGEVVWFGSNVVKDSERQAGLLDTELYKRDDLFDVNFDMSKADMLDSGESMMDHAMVITGVDLVDGKPTKWKIENSWGEKPGFKGYFVMSDKWFDKFVYQAVINKKYLSDDLKKAFDEGSKAPIQLLPWDPMGALAKNY; encoded by the coding sequence ATGAGTAAGGAAATCACAAACGATCTTATTAATGACTTTGAAAATGACTTTAACTCAAGTAAAGCTAACAAAATTGCAGCTCGTGCTGCTCAAGAAAACGGTATTTTCAAGGCTAGTCAAAATTTACAAACTAAGATTGATTTAGATCCAACTTTTTCAATCGAAATTGATACTGGTAAAGTTGCTAACCAAAAACAATCTGGCCGTTGCTGGATGTTCAGTGCTTTAAACACTATGCGTCATTCAATTCAAAAGAACTTCAAAATTAAAGATTTTGAATTATCTCAAAACTACACTAACTTCTGGGATAAATTTGAAAAATCAAACTGGTTCTTTGAAAATGTAATCGCTACTGCTGACAAGGACTTAGGCGATCGTAAAGTTGCTTTCCTATTTGCTACTCCGCAACAAGATGGTGGTCAATGGGATATGCTTTGCGGAATTATTGAAAAATACGGTATTGTTCCTAAGAAAGTTTACCCAGAAACAGCTAATGCAACTAACTCTAGTGCATTAAACGATACCTTGAATACTTTACTTAGAAAAGATGGTCTTGAATTACGTAAGATGGTTCAAGCTGGTAAGAGTGAAGCGGAAGTTCAAGAACGCAAGAATGAAATGCTTCGCGAAGTTTACCGTATTTTAGCAATTTCTCTTGGTGTTCCACCTAAGCAATTTGATTTTGAATATAAAGATGATGATGGTAATTACCACAGAGATGCTGACTTGAGTCCACAAGACTTCTTCAAGAAATATGTTAACTGGGACTTGAGCGAATACATTTCCACAATTAATGCACCAACTAAAGATAAGCCTTTCCATAAGGTATTTTCTGTTGAATACTTAGGAAATGTTGAAGGCGGTCGTCAAGTTCGTCACTTGAATTTACCAGTTGATGAAATGAAGGACTTAATTATCAAACAACTTAAAAATGGTGAAGTTGTTTGGTTTGGTTCAAATGTTGTTAAGGACTCTGAACGCCAAGCCGGTTTACTAGACACCGAATTATACAAGCGTGATGATTTATTTGATGTTAACTTTGATATGTCAAAAGCTGATATGCTTGATTCAGGGGAAAGCATGATGGATCACGCCATGGTTATTACTGGTGTTGACTTAGTAGATGGCAAACCTACTAAGTGGAAGATTGAAAATTCTTGGGGCGAAAAACCAGGATTTAAAGGTTACTTTGTCATGAGTGATAAATGGTTTGATAAATTTGTTTACCAAGCAGTTATCAACAAGAAATACCTTAGCGACGACTTAAAGAAGGCATTTGATGAAGGAAGCAAAGCCCCAATTCAATTACTTCCTTGGGATCCAATGGGCGCTTTAGCTAAAAACTATTAA
- a CDS encoding Mini-ribonuclease 3 — MLKPKVLTEKKTNPDALGPLTLAYLGDGVYEVYIRRHLVKGGIVKPQMLQRYATHYVSAKAQAALITKMQDLNMLDENELAAFKRGRNAKSHTHAKNTSINTYKLSTGFEAMFGYLDLLGKKERVDELANWCIDQVEQGGLDNYEFE; from the coding sequence GTGCTTAAGCCAAAGGTTTTGACAGAAAAAAAGACTAATCCAGATGCCTTAGGACCGCTTACCCTAGCTTATTTAGGTGATGGAGTGTATGAAGTTTATATTAGACGCCACCTTGTGAAAGGCGGTATTGTGAAACCACAAATGCTTCAAAGATATGCAACGCACTATGTTTCAGCTAAAGCTCAAGCTGCTTTGATTACAAAGATGCAAGACTTAAATATGCTTGATGAAAATGAATTAGCAGCCTTTAAGCGTGGAAGAAATGCTAAAAGTCATACCCACGCTAAAAATACTTCGATCAATACTTATAAGTTATCAACTGGTTTTGAAGCAATGTTTGGCTATTTAGATTTATTAGGCAAAAAAGAGCGTGTTGATGAGCTAGCAAATTGGTGCATTGACCAAGTAGAACAGGGAGGATTAGACAACTATGAGTTCGAATAA